The nucleotide window GATCCGCCAGTACCGTCCCGACTAACGAGACGTTCATCGCAACGACTGATGTAATCATCAGCGTCGCGAGGATGATCGCGCGTATCGTGCGTGTCGTATTCCGTGTCATGATTTCGTTAGATAGCCCGGCAGCACCCAGCGCCCTCCACCGACGTCCGACGCCGGCGGAGCGCACCCACCCCGAGAACTCACGCGAGCCCCGGTCTGCAACTGCTGGACCGGCTGGTTGCTATCAACGAACTCACAGAACGGAGACGGCATAGTATTGGACCGATTATGTACCGCTTAATGCCCGGTTTAACACGAGCCTGCACGTCTAAACCGCGGGCTTAATCGCCGGATGGTTCCGCCCCCGGCCGTCGCAAATTCCATCTCGGCTCTCATGACATTATAGAATAGTTTGATTAGTAAGGTGTACGTAGGTGGTATCGACTGTGGCAACCCGACTTCCCCCAGCGACTGCCGCCCCTTCCTCAAGGCTCGAGGAGACGACGATCCACGACGTGTTGAGCAACGAGCGTCGGCGGTCGCTGCTCTCGTTGCTCGCGGACGAGGGGGAGGACTACACGCTTCGAGAGCTCTCGGAGCGGATCGCGGAACGCGAGTCGGGGACGACGCCTGCCCCCCGGGACGTCCGGCAGAGCGTGTACGTCTCGCTCCAGCAGACCCACGTCCCGAAGCTCGTCCGACTCGGCATCATCGAGTACGCCGAGGACGACCACACCGTCCGGCTCAGCGACCGCGCGGGCGACGTGACGGTGTACCTCGAGGTCGTCTCGGGGTGCGAAATCGCCTGGAGCGAGTACTACCTCGGCCTCGGGATGCTCGGCCTGTTCGTCCTCCTCGCGAACGCGACGGGCGTGCCCGGGCTGTCGGCGATCCCCCCCGGCGTCCTCGCCGGACTCTTCTTCGTGCTCCTCGCGGCGTCGGCCGCCTATCACACCTGGACGCTCGGGAGTACCGTGTTCCACCGGATGCTCGCGCGGTAGGGGTGGATCGGGCACAGCACATTCTGCGCCAAGAGACCGACACCCCCTGAGGCGCCGTCTCACGCCTCGGAGACGCCGGTGACCACGAACCGCGCCCCGCCCTCGTTCCCGGTCCGAACCTCGACCGCCCAGCCGTGGGCGGCGACGAGCTCCCTGACGATCTCGAGCCCGTAGCCGGTGCCGTCCGCGCTCGACGTGTATCCGGTCCGGAACACCGTCTCGCGGTCGCCAGGGGGCACACCCGGGCCGTCGTCCTCGACGTAGAACCCGGACTCCCCGTCGAGGCGTCCCACGCGAACCGTGACGTCGGGGCCGGCGTGCTCGACCGCGTTCCTGAAGAGGTTCTCGAGGATTCGCCTGAGTCGCGACTCGTCGGCCGGGATGGTTCCGAGGGCGCCCGCGACCGTCAACGTGGCCTCCGGGCCGTCGACGGTCCGCCAGGTCTCCCAGACCAGCGGCTCGAACTCGAGCGCGTGCGGGCTGACGTCGGTGGTTCCGTGCCGCGTGAGCGTGAGGACGTCCTCGATGATGTCGTCCATCCGGGAGAGCGCCCGCCGGGCCGGCGCGAGATGAACGCTGTCGACCTCGTCGTCGAGGAGTTCGAGACGCCCCTCCGCGACGTTCAGCGGGTTCCGCAGGTCGTGGCTGACGATGCCGGCGAACTCCTCGAGCCGGTCGTTCTGCCGTTCGAGTTCGCGCTTGCGCTCGCGTCGCTCGGTGATGTCGCGGACGATTCCGACGGTGCCGTCGAACTCCCCGTCCCGGTAGACGAGGGTGATCCGCGCCTCGATCGGGACCAGGTCGCCGTCCGCGGTCTCGAGGTCGCCCTCGACCGACCCCCACGGTCTCGCCGCGGACAGGAGGGCCCCGATCTCGGACTCGAACCGGTCGTACGTCTCCTCCGTGAGACAGGTGGCCGGGCCGAACTCGAGGAGTTCGGACTCGTCGTAGCCGGTCAGCGTCTCCATCCGGCTGTTCACCTCGTCGAACGCGCCGGATCTGTCGAGCATGTACATTCCGTCGGCCGCGAGCTCGATGACGTCCTCGTAGCGTTCCAGTTCGCGCTCGCGCCGCTTGCGCGCGGAGATGTCGCGAAGGACGCCGACAGACCCCGCGAACTCGGCGTCCGGTGCCGGCAACAGACTGACGTGGTCCTCGCAGTACAGCGTCCCGCCGTCGGCGGTTCCGAGCATCACCTCGACCTGACCCGCCCGCGCACCGCGCTCGAACAGGCGTCGCTGGAAGGCCCGCCCGTCGTCGCCGTCGAGTTCGGTCCGCTCGACGACCCCGCCATCGCGCCCGACGAGCGTCTCGCGGTCGTAGCCCGTGGCGGCACAGAACGCGTCGTTGACGAAGGTGAACTCGCCCGTCGCGCCGAGGACGTACACCGGGTCGTGGATGGTCTCGACGAGCGCCTCGTCCCGTTCGAGCGACGCGCCCGGGAGGACCCGTTCGACGCGGTTCCACAGCGCCTCGCTTCGTTCCTCGCCCCGGCCGTCCCCTTTCCGGAGGTACGCCGCGGGGCCGTTCTCCGCGACCCAGTCGAGCACCGCGTCGGCGGTGTCGCGGGTGTACACGACGACCGGAAGACCGGGGTGCCGGCCCCGGACCCTGCACAGGAACGCGGTCCCGCCGAGGTCGTCCGGGTCGCAGACGAGACAATCGACGTCGCCGGCCGCGAGCCGGTCGACCGCAGCGTTCGCCGACCGCAGGGACTCGATGGCCACGCCAGGACGCGCCGAGAGCGCCGCGGTGGCGGGGTCAGGCGCTCGCTCGCCCGCATCTACATGGAGGACCGCGTCCGCGTCGTCCGGGCGTGCTCCGTCACGGACGCGACTCATTGATAGAACGTATTAGTTAGCTATCCTATATGAATTAATAGGTTCGATTGACACGTTCTGAAAATCGGGGAACTGGCGCCTCCGAACCCCGGCCGTCGGTCTGGTGACCCTCGCGTCTCCCGGTTCGCTTCGTCGTGGGCCCGATATCATCGGAGAGGGGAGCACTTGTAGGCCGACCTTACGGGGCCCGAATCGCCGTGGGGTCACCTACCGAACCACCCTGCCGAGTACGGGGCGTATACCAAATACGCCGACGACCCTGCACTCTCCCATGACGGCAGTCAAGATCATCAAGGTGCTCGGCACCTCCGAGGAATCGTGGGAGGACGCCGCCGAACAGGCCGTGATGGAGGCGAGCAAGTCGGTTGACGACATCAGCGGCATCGAGATCGAGGACTGGACGGCGAACGTCACCGACGACGCCATCACGGAGTACAAGGCGACCGTCGAGATCGCGTTCCCCGTCCACGACTCGTCCTGATTCCATGGACTTCAGCGAGTTCGTGGGACAGCTCCAGCACCGGCTGGAACTCCCCGACGAGGGACACGCGGTCCGCGCGGCCCGCGCCACGCTCACCACGCTGGGCGAACGGATCGTCGAGGGCGAGGCGGAGGACCTGGCCAGTCCACTTCCGATGGAGATCGACCGGTTCCTGCTCGAGGCCGACTCGGGTCAGCGCTTCCCCTTCGACGAGTTTGTCGACCGCGTCGCCGAGCGGGGGCGCGTCGACCGGTCCGACGCAGCCTACCACGCGAAGGTCGTCGTCGACCTCGTGAGCGAGGTCGCGCCGGCGGGCGAACTGGAACAGGTCCGGGGCCAGCTCCCCGAGGACTTCGACCCGCTGTTCGAACTGGTCG belongs to Halorarum halophilum and includes:
- a CDS encoding surface glycoprotein — its product is MTRNTTRTIRAIILATLMITSVVAMNVSLVGTVLADQGTAVGNAEELTGFDATANGEPVSA
- a CDS encoding DUF7344 domain-containing protein; translated protein: MATRLPPATAAPSSRLEETTIHDVLSNERRRSLLSLLADEGEDYTLRELSERIAERESGTTPAPRDVRQSVYVSLQQTHVPKLVRLGIIEYAEDDHTVRLSDRAGDVTVYLEVVSGCEIAWSEYYLGLGMLGLFVLLANATGVPGLSAIPPGVLAGLFFVLLAASAAYHTWTLGSTVFHRMLAR
- a CDS encoding PAS domain S-box protein, whose product is MSRVRDGARPDDADAVLHVDAGERAPDPATAALSARPGVAIESLRSANAAVDRLAAGDVDCLVCDPDDLGGTAFLCRVRGRHPGLPVVVYTRDTADAVLDWVAENGPAAYLRKGDGRGEERSEALWNRVERVLPGASLERDEALVETIHDPVYVLGATGEFTFVNDAFCAATGYDRETLVGRDGGVVERTELDGDDGRAFQRRLFERGARAGQVEVMLGTADGGTLYCEDHVSLLPAPDAEFAGSVGVLRDISARKRRERELERYEDVIELAADGMYMLDRSGAFDEVNSRMETLTGYDESELLEFGPATCLTEETYDRFESEIGALLSAARPWGSVEGDLETADGDLVPIEARITLVYRDGEFDGTVGIVRDITERRERKRELERQNDRLEEFAGIVSHDLRNPLNVAEGRLELLDDEVDSVHLAPARRALSRMDDIIEDVLTLTRHGTTDVSPHALEFEPLVWETWRTVDGPEATLTVAGALGTIPADESRLRRILENLFRNAVEHAGPDVTVRVGRLDGESGFYVEDDGPGVPPGDRETVFRTGYTSSADGTGYGLEIVRELVAAHGWAVEVRTGNEGGARFVVTGVSEA
- a CDS encoding dodecin family protein; protein product: MTAVKIIKVLGTSEESWEDAAEQAVMEASKSVDDISGIEIEDWTANVTDDAITEYKATVEIAFPVHDSS
- a CDS encoding DUF2267 domain-containing protein translates to MDFSEFVGQLQHRLELPDEGHAVRAARATLTTLGERIVEGEAEDLASPLPMEIDRFLLEADSGQRFPFDEFVDRVAERGRVDRSDAAYHAKVVVDLVSEVAPAGELEQVRGQLPEDFDPLFELVDADEE